A portion of the Myxococcales bacterium genome contains these proteins:
- a CDS encoding serine/threonine protein kinase — protein sequence MSNDRTVSSTGAARSSARPPESLVGTVIQGRYRIDQLVGEGGMAAVYRAHHLHMRKDVAVKVLHAEMTRMREVVQRFEREAMAAAHIEHPNVAAAKDFGQLEDGSFFLVLEFVDGKSLRDLIAEGPLPLGRALRVLHQIAAALQRAHSLGIVHRDLKPENVMLVEREGETDFVKVLDFGIAKVPIGEISADGAPPGTALTQLGMVYGTPEYMAPEQALGQAVDPRADIYSLGVITFEMLAGVRPFEHASKVTLLGMHVTAPVPRIADKAPLVVVPEEIEAIIRKTLEKEAGHRYADSKELLEAIDAVWTGDYGPTMSVGPRGSLAGRPSTPQAEALPVSAPLPGAPAIVTGRQPPISPLVRMRENLLVQYRDNPRPFVIGGAAAFASVALLVLLARGGSSPTTPTTPTAPSSTTNADTPPATSDGATNTAPSATSSANPDVEARITAGVAAIERGDYGTGISSLAELEKDLAGRPEIHRALEKAYTATRKPKEALRQAALLIKADGRAANDLKLAENVRNAAVGRDAADDAFLLLESGMGTMGGEILYDIAYGASGAQYPAAAVRAQKALQKADARKIATPGLQVTLELRAAASCEAKRALLAKAREVGDSRTATVLKPHLSTRGCGFANARDCWPCLRKDNILVRTIQAIEERQR from the coding sequence ATGAGCAACGACCGCACAGTCTCGAGCACGGGCGCAGCGAGGTCGAGCGCCCGGCCTCCCGAGTCGCTCGTCGGGACGGTGATCCAGGGTCGGTACCGGATTGATCAGCTCGTGGGCGAAGGCGGCATGGCCGCGGTCTATCGCGCGCACCATCTCCACATGCGCAAGGACGTCGCCGTCAAGGTGCTCCACGCGGAGATGACCCGCATGCGCGAAGTGGTCCAGCGCTTCGAACGCGAAGCGATGGCCGCAGCGCACATCGAGCACCCGAACGTCGCTGCGGCAAAAGACTTTGGGCAGCTCGAAGACGGCTCCTTCTTTCTCGTGCTCGAGTTCGTCGACGGCAAGAGCCTTCGCGATCTCATCGCCGAGGGGCCGCTTCCCCTCGGGCGGGCGCTGCGCGTCCTTCATCAGATCGCCGCTGCGCTCCAAAGGGCCCACTCGCTGGGCATCGTCCACCGCGATCTGAAGCCAGAGAACGTCATGCTCGTCGAGCGCGAAGGCGAGACGGACTTCGTCAAGGTCCTCGACTTCGGCATCGCGAAGGTTCCCATTGGCGAGATCTCGGCCGACGGCGCGCCGCCGGGCACCGCGCTCACGCAGCTCGGCATGGTCTACGGCACCCCCGAGTACATGGCGCCTGAGCAAGCCCTCGGGCAAGCCGTCGACCCGCGCGCCGACATCTATTCACTCGGCGTCATCACGTTCGAGATGCTGGCCGGCGTGCGCCCCTTCGAGCACGCGAGCAAGGTGACGCTCCTCGGCATGCACGTGACAGCGCCGGTGCCGCGGATCGCAGACAAGGCTCCCCTGGTCGTCGTCCCCGAAGAGATCGAGGCGATCATCCGAAAGACCCTCGAAAAGGAAGCCGGCCACCGCTACGCCGACTCGAAGGAGTTGCTCGAAGCCATCGACGCCGTGTGGACCGGAGACTACGGCCCAACGATGAGCGTCGGCCCCCGCGGCTCGCTCGCCGGACGTCCAAGCACACCGCAGGCGGAAGCGCTCCCGGTTTCGGCACCTTTGCCAGGGGCGCCGGCCATCGTGACGGGACGCCAGCCGCCCATCTCGCCCCTGGTGCGCATGCGGGAGAACCTCCTGGTTCAGTACAGGGACAACCCTCGCCCCTTCGTCATCGGTGGCGCGGCGGCCTTCGCGAGCGTCGCGCTCTTGGTGCTCTTGGCGCGCGGGGGGAGCTCGCCAACCACGCCCACCACGCCGACCGCCCCGTCCTCGACGACCAACGCCGACACACCGCCAGCGACGAGCGACGGTGCGACCAACACGGCGCCGAGTGCGACCAGCAGCGCCAACCCCGATGTCGAAGCGCGAATCACCGCGGGCGTCGCAGCCATCGAGCGAGGTGACTACGGCACAGGCATCTCATCGCTTGCCGAACTCGAGAAGGACCTTGCGGGGCGGCCCGAGATCCATCGCGCTCTCGAGAAAGCGTACACGGCCACGCGCAAGCCCAAGGAAGCGCTCCGCCAAGCGGCGCTCTTGATCAAGGCCGACGGCCGAGCGGCAAACGATCTGAAGCTCGCGGAGAATGTTCGCAACGCGGCCGTTGGCCGCGACGCCGCGGACGACGCGTTCCTGCTCCTGGAGAGCGGCATGGGTACGATGGGCGGGGAGATCCTCTACGACATCGCCTACGGCGCGTCCGGCGCCCAATACCCGGCTGCCGCGGTCCGCGCGCAGAAGGCACTCCAGAAGGCTGACGCGCGCAAGATTGCCACGCCGGGCTTGCAGGTGACCCTCGAGCTGCGGGCAGCGGCGAGCTGCGAGGCCAAGCGCGCGCTCTTGGCGAAGGCGCGCGAGGTTGGTGACTCACGCACGGCGACCGTGCTGAAGCCGCATCTTTCAACGAGGGGCTGCGGGTTCGCCAACGCCCGAGACTGCTGGCCGTGCTTGCGTAAGGACAACATCCTTGTGCGAACCATTCAGGCCATCGAGGAGCGACAGCGATGA
- a CDS encoding glutathione S-transferase family protein, translating to MPLTLVTIAPSHYCEKARWALDRAGMRYEERRHIPLLHYVVTLPVARQRTVPILVTPHGSIKDSTEILEFVDRALDEPRRLFPHEPQLRREVVDLEGAFDRRLGPATRRFAYFYLTQDPDVFVKTVTAGMGPLPRGVAGALATPLIVAMRRGLKLTKEGAERSRARIHEAFEMVEARLADGRRYLTGERFTAADLTFAALGAPVVLPPEYGSWLPALGSLPTFADDLEAFRGRPAGQFILRLFREDRGRRSTKDAQQRSVNGLV from the coding sequence ATGCCGCTGACGCTCGTCACCATCGCGCCCAGCCACTACTGCGAAAAGGCGCGATGGGCCCTCGACCGCGCGGGCATGCGCTACGAAGAGCGGCGCCACATTCCGCTCCTTCACTACGTCGTCACGCTGCCCGTCGCCCGCCAACGGACCGTGCCGATTCTCGTCACGCCCCACGGCTCGATCAAAGACTCGACCGAGATCCTCGAGTTCGTCGATCGCGCGCTCGACGAACCGCGCCGCCTATTTCCGCACGAGCCGCAGCTCCGCCGCGAGGTCGTCGACCTCGAAGGCGCCTTCGACCGGCGACTCGGCCCGGCGACGCGACGGTTCGCGTATTTTTATCTCACACAGGACCCCGACGTCTTTGTGAAGACGGTGACGGCGGGCATGGGTCCGCTTCCGCGCGGCGTCGCGGGGGCGCTCGCGACGCCGCTGATCGTCGCCATGCGGCGCGGGCTCAAGCTCACCAAAGAAGGCGCCGAGCGGTCGCGCGCGCGCATTCACGAGGCCTTCGAGATGGTGGAAGCGCGGCTCGCCGACGGGCGACGCTACCTCACCGGTGAGCGCTTCACGGCCGCCGACTTGACGTTCGCCGCGCTTGGAGCCCCTGTCGTGCTCCCGCCGGAGTACGGCTCATGGCTGCCCGCGCTCGGGTCCCTCCCGACTTTCGCAGACGATCTCGAAGCGTTTCGAGGACGCCCCGCAGGGCAGTTCATCTTGCGACTCTTCCGCGAGGACCGGGGCCGGCGTTCAACCAAAGACGCGCAACAAAGATCCGTGAACGGGCTCGTCTAG
- a CDS encoding patatin-like phospholipase family protein: MVAPTLRDWLKEGPFGLAMSSGFFAFFAHTGVLSVLEDEGLLPSRVSGSSAGALVTASWAAGVAATTLEQTLMALHREDFWDPRPGLGLLRGALFRARLEALLPAQRFEECRVPVAISVFDALSRRTRVMTAGNLPAAVHASCAVPLLFHPVRIGARVYVDGGVADRPGILGMPEREGERVLFHHIASRSPWRRRDGDATRVPSRDDMVSLVIEDLPRSGPFALGEGRKAFAVARRAARRALDEPVHGSLLRVFG; the protein is encoded by the coding sequence ATGGTCGCGCCGACGCTTCGGGATTGGCTCAAGGAAGGACCCTTCGGTCTCGCCATGTCGTCGGGCTTCTTCGCGTTCTTCGCGCACACCGGCGTGCTTTCGGTCCTCGAGGACGAAGGTCTATTGCCGTCACGCGTCAGCGGTTCGAGCGCCGGCGCGCTCGTGACAGCGAGCTGGGCTGCGGGCGTCGCCGCTACCACCCTCGAGCAGACACTGATGGCCCTCCATCGCGAGGATTTTTGGGACCCGAGGCCAGGCCTCGGCTTGCTTCGCGGCGCGCTCTTCCGCGCGCGGCTTGAGGCGCTCTTGCCCGCGCAGCGGTTCGAAGAGTGCCGAGTGCCGGTGGCGATCAGCGTGTTCGACGCCCTCTCGCGGCGCACCCGCGTGATGACTGCGGGAAACCTCCCTGCCGCCGTTCACGCGTCCTGCGCGGTGCCGCTTCTCTTTCACCCGGTCCGTATCGGCGCGCGCGTGTACGTCGACGGCGGCGTTGCCGATCGGCCCGGCATCCTCGGGATGCCAGAGCGCGAGGGTGAGCGCGTCCTCTTCCACCACATCGCGTCTCGCAGTCCGTGGCGCCGCCGCGACGGTGACGCGACACGTGTCCCGAGTCGCGACGACATGGTGTCGCTGGTGATCGAAGACCTCCCGCGCTCGGGGCCCTTCGCCCTGGGCGAGGGCCGGAAGGCCTTCGCCGTCGCGAGGCGTGCAGCCCGGCGAGCGCTAGACGAGCCCGTTCACGGATCTTTGTTGCGCGTCTTTGGTTGA
- a CDS encoding creatininase family protein has translation MLLSDLTWLEAERHLTADAVVLLPLGAAAKEHGPHLRLDNDARLAEALRDRLLSREPLPLIAAPTLTYHHYPAFVEYPGSTTLRETTARDLVVDVCASLAAFGPRRFYVLNTGVSTMRPLEAAAAALRARGLLMAFTDLRAALEPVERSLLAQEAGTHADEGETSMMLALSPHRVDMGKAVRDIHERRSFRLTRDGNAEALYSPTGVYGDATLATREKGEALVAAVLAAALHDIAALRLAAPPNGPPSAPPVG, from the coding sequence GTGCTGCTCTCGGATCTCACGTGGCTCGAAGCCGAGCGGCACCTCACGGCCGACGCCGTCGTTCTGTTGCCGCTCGGCGCCGCGGCCAAGGAGCACGGCCCGCACCTGCGCCTCGACAACGACGCGCGCCTCGCGGAGGCGCTTCGCGACCGCCTCCTCTCGCGAGAGCCGCTCCCGCTGATCGCCGCTCCGACGCTGACCTACCACCACTACCCGGCGTTCGTGGAATACCCGGGCTCGACGACGCTCCGCGAAACGACCGCGCGCGATCTCGTCGTCGACGTCTGCGCGAGCCTCGCCGCCTTTGGCCCGCGGCGGTTCTACGTCCTCAACACCGGCGTCTCCACGATGCGCCCCCTCGAGGCGGCGGCCGCGGCGCTGCGCGCCCGCGGGTTGCTGATGGCGTTCACAGACCTTCGAGCCGCGCTCGAACCCGTGGAGCGTTCGCTCCTCGCGCAGGAGGCGGGCACCCACGCGGACGAGGGCGAAACCTCCATGATGCTCGCGCTCTCTCCTCACCGCGTGGACATGGGCAAGGCGGTAAGGGACATTCACGAGCGGAGGTCCTTTCGACTGACGCGCGATGGGAACGCGGAAGCCCTCTATTCGCCCACGGGGGTATACGGCGACGCGACCCTCGCGACGCGTGAAAAGGGAGAGGCGCTCGTCGCCGCTGTCCTCGCGGCGGCGCTGCATGACATCGCTGCGCTGCGCCTCGCAGCGCCCCCCAACGGCCCTCCTTCGGCGCCACCGGTGGGTTGA
- a CDS encoding PilZ domain-containing protein, which yields MASISHPLAGWRVEGKVIDLGLGGAALEFSELVERGDRLVVEMMAPTLWDPLHVRGRVAWTQAGRPSGVRCGVVFEHADAPSLFALFELLGTLEF from the coding sequence GTGGCCAGCATCTCCCACCCGCTCGCCGGGTGGCGGGTAGAGGGCAAGGTCATCGACCTTGGACTCGGCGGCGCCGCCCTCGAATTTTCGGAGCTCGTCGAGCGCGGCGACCGGCTCGTCGTCGAGATGATGGCTCCCACGCTGTGGGATCCCTTGCACGTGCGCGGGCGCGTCGCGTGGACCCAGGCCGGCCGCCCCTCGGGCGTGCGCTGCGGCGTTGTCTTCGAGCATGCCGACGCGCCTTCGCTCTTTGCGCTCTTCGAGCTCTTAGGGACGCTCGAGTTCTAG
- a CDS encoding TIGR02266 family protein, protein MSQDTRKDPRAKIVSLNVRYKSATVDEFIENHSHDVSRGGLFIKTATPFAQGTLLKFEIRLASDQAVIAGVGRVVWKREPGQAAADRPAGMGVKFIKIDDRSRGIIDRLASNKANAGFAYSSGSGVDDEVTTVRPSVAPRTELPSLKPTVSGMPAVSEPPTSLAPTGGAVQRSSVSDAVATPVVPSGGGFFPSTNSEEDMPPPQERTMMRQAAELLEEALKASGGSMDEVAEVAHNPLFKGVADAPPKEENRREEATIGGFPASVTPTPAVVTPAQAAADASNELAAPRRSTPPPPDRGSAPPPRASEQPRPSLAGRPVRATDMLADSAPKKGGGGMFAAAVAVLALGGGLVYAYQAGMLSEGEKRTGTPAPSAPALVPSTAATVVQASPAPSSTTTTTPSAVASTSAKPAETAAAPTVSASAPAPAISAPVAVAIGKPETKPVEAKPERPRKPEPKPVEAAEVKPVEAKPAEKPAEPKPAEAKPVEAKPVEAKPAEPKPAEPKPAEAKPVEAKPAEPAPKKKPKKEDSDNPY, encoded by the coding sequence ATGAGCCAGGATACTCGCAAAGACCCGCGCGCGAAGATCGTCAGCCTCAATGTCAGGTACAAGAGCGCGACCGTCGACGAGTTCATCGAGAACCACTCGCACGACGTGAGCCGAGGCGGCCTCTTCATCAAGACAGCGACGCCGTTCGCCCAGGGCACGCTCTTGAAGTTCGAGATTCGCCTCGCGAGCGACCAGGCCGTGATTGCGGGTGTTGGCCGCGTCGTGTGGAAGCGTGAGCCGGGACAGGCCGCCGCCGACAGGCCGGCGGGCATGGGCGTCAAGTTCATCAAGATCGACGACCGCTCCCGCGGCATCATCGATCGCTTGGCAAGCAACAAGGCCAATGCAGGCTTCGCCTACTCGTCGGGCTCCGGTGTCGACGACGAAGTCACCACGGTCCGTCCCTCGGTCGCGCCGCGTACCGAGCTACCGTCCCTCAAGCCCACGGTCTCCGGGATGCCCGCCGTGTCGGAGCCGCCGACGTCGCTGGCGCCGACCGGCGGCGCGGTGCAGCGCTCATCGGTCTCCGACGCAGTCGCAACGCCCGTCGTCCCGAGCGGTGGCGGCTTCTTCCCGTCGACGAACAGCGAAGAGGACATGCCCCCGCCACAAGAGCGCACGATGATGCGACAGGCAGCCGAGCTCCTCGAAGAGGCGCTGAAGGCTTCCGGCGGCTCGATGGACGAGGTGGCAGAGGTCGCTCACAACCCGCTGTTCAAGGGCGTGGCCGACGCGCCCCCGAAGGAAGAGAACCGGCGCGAAGAGGCGACCATCGGAGGCTTTCCTGCGTCCGTGACGCCCACGCCGGCGGTCGTTACACCCGCGCAAGCCGCGGCCGACGCCTCGAACGAGTTGGCGGCGCCACGCCGCTCAACGCCGCCTCCACCGGACCGCGGCTCAGCACCACCGCCGCGCGCCTCCGAACAGCCACGGCCGTCGCTCGCGGGCCGTCCCGTTCGCGCGACCGACATGTTGGCCGACAGCGCGCCGAAAAAGGGTGGCGGTGGAATGTTCGCCGCCGCCGTCGCGGTCCTCGCGCTCGGTGGCGGCCTCGTCTACGCGTACCAAGCGGGGATGTTGTCGGAAGGCGAGAAGCGAACCGGCACGCCTGCCCCCTCGGCGCCGGCGCTTGTTCCGAGCACCGCGGCGACGGTCGTGCAGGCTTCACCGGCGCCGTCGTCGACCACAACCACAACGCCGTCGGCCGTTGCGTCCACAAGCGCGAAGCCGGCAGAAACGGCCGCTGCGCCTACCGTGTCCGCGAGCGCGCCGGCGCCCGCCATTTCGGCCCCGGTGGCCGTCGCCATCGGCAAGCCAGAGACCAAGCCCGTCGAAGCGAAGCCCGAGCGACCGCGAAAGCCGGAGCCGAAGCCCGTCGAAGCGGCCGAGGTGAAGCCGGTGGAAGCCAAGCCGGCGGAAAAGCCGGCGGAGCCGAAGCCCGCTGAGGCGAAGCCAGTAGAGGCCAAGCCCGTCGAAGCGAAGCCCGCGGAACCCAAGCCGGCGGAACCGAAGCCAGCAGAGGCCAAACCCGTTGAGGCCAAGCCGGCCGAGCCTGCACCGAAAAAGAAGCCGAAGAAGGAAGACTCCGACAACCCGTATTGA
- a CDS encoding sigma 54-dependent Fis family transcriptional regulator, whose amino-acid sequence MNERGGADKTVAVETRARTGMTVPRLVAASGPMAGRAFAMASSLATVGRHSTNDFVIDDPKVSGVHLELRRVADRIHVRDAGSTNGTWLGRQRLIEAELQSGAELTIGETTLRLDVDDAVVPSPMSDGETFGELIGRSPAMRELFATLERIAKKDIGVLVQGETGTGKEEVARALHSRSNRSEKPFVVIDATSLPEALAESLLFGQEKGAPGGAGEAHIGYFEAANGGTVFLDEIGELSSSLQARFLRILERQEVMRVGGATPIKLDVRVIAATHRDLRHELEAGRFREDLYFRLAPVRLLLPALRDRLEDIPILCQKLLARVAKERGAAQGTLIEQAALDFLAAQPWPGNVRELMNVLARAAALASDDLIRRSDVAGEGFGFRGTPEERNPLDVSGTFGTAKERAVGRFEAAYLSALMKRCKGNLSLASREADLARHHLRDLLKKRGLYGLSWDEPE is encoded by the coding sequence ATGAACGAGCGTGGCGGAGCGGACAAGACCGTCGCCGTAGAGACTCGAGCGCGGACCGGCATGACCGTGCCCCGTCTCGTCGCGGCGTCGGGACCGATGGCTGGTCGGGCCTTCGCCATGGCATCGTCTCTGGCAACCGTCGGTCGCCACTCGACCAACGACTTCGTCATCGACGATCCGAAGGTCAGCGGAGTGCACCTCGAGCTTCGGCGTGTCGCCGATCGCATCCACGTGCGCGATGCCGGCAGCACCAACGGTACCTGGCTGGGGCGGCAGCGCCTCATCGAGGCGGAGCTGCAATCAGGGGCTGAGCTCACCATCGGAGAGACGACGCTACGCCTCGACGTGGACGACGCCGTCGTGCCGTCACCGATGTCCGATGGCGAGACGTTCGGCGAGCTCATTGGCCGAAGTCCGGCGATGCGAGAGCTCTTCGCCACGCTCGAACGAATCGCAAAAAAGGACATCGGCGTCTTGGTGCAAGGCGAGACGGGCACCGGCAAGGAGGAGGTCGCGCGCGCACTCCACAGCCGCAGCAACCGCAGCGAAAAGCCGTTCGTGGTGATCGACGCGACATCGCTTCCCGAGGCCCTGGCCGAATCGCTCCTCTTCGGCCAAGAGAAGGGCGCCCCGGGCGGCGCCGGCGAAGCGCACATTGGCTATTTCGAGGCCGCCAACGGCGGGACCGTCTTCCTCGATGAGATCGGTGAACTGAGCTCGTCGCTGCAGGCGAGGTTCCTCCGCATCCTTGAGCGGCAAGAGGTGATGCGCGTCGGTGGCGCCACGCCTATCAAGCTAGACGTCCGCGTCATCGCGGCGACGCACCGCGACTTGAGGCACGAGCTGGAGGCGGGCCGGTTCCGGGAAGATCTCTACTTCCGGCTGGCACCGGTGCGCTTGCTCCTGCCGGCGCTCCGCGATCGCCTCGAAGACATCCCGATCCTTTGCCAGAAGCTCCTGGCGCGCGTCGCGAAGGAGCGCGGCGCCGCACAAGGCACGCTCATCGAGCAAGCGGCGTTGGACTTCCTCGCCGCGCAACCTTGGCCCGGCAACGTCCGCGAGCTCATGAACGTCTTGGCGCGGGCCGCGGCCTTGGCGTCGGATGACCTGATTCGCCGCTCCGACGTGGCCGGAGAAGGGTTCGGCTTCCGCGGGACGCCCGAAGAACGCAACCCGCTCGACGTGTCGGGCACCTTTGGCACGGCCAAGGAGCGCGCCGTCGGACGTTTCGAGGCGGCGTACCTCTCGGCGCTCATGAAGCGATGCAAGGGCAACCTGTCGCTGGCGTCGCGCGAAGCCGACTTGGCGCGGCATCACCTGCGTGACCTCTTGAAAAAGCGGGGCCTCTACGGCCTTAGCTGGGACGAGCCCGAATA